In one window of Neofelis nebulosa isolate mNeoNeb1 chromosome 15, mNeoNeb1.pri, whole genome shotgun sequence DNA:
- the LOC131495582 gene encoding olfactory receptor 6K3-like has protein sequence MVRNNRTSAVTEFLFSGFPQFENGSLLFFIPLLIIYIFIVIGNLIVFFAVRMDTRLHNPMYNFISSFSFLEIWYTTATIPKMLSNLICEKKTISITGCLLQMYFFHSLGNSEGLLLTTMAIDRYIAICDPLRYPTIMTPQLCAQLSAGSCIFGFLVLLPEIVWISTLPFCGPNQIHQIFCDFEPVLRLACTDTSVILLEDVIHAAAIIFSVLVIAVSYVRIITVTLRIPSAEGRRKAFSTCASHLGVFLMFYGSVSLMYLRFSTTFPPTLDTVIALMFAVLAPFFNPIIYSLRNKDMKIAIKKLLCLQKVFNAPAS, from the coding sequence ATGGTAAGAAATAACCGAACTTCGGCAGTGACAGAGTTTCTCTTCTCTGGATTCCCCCAGTTTGAAAATGGCAGCCTCCTCTTCTTCATTCCTTTGCTCATCATCTACATCTTCATTGTGATTGGaaatctcattgtattttttgcAGTCAGGATGGACACCCGTCTCCACAACCCCATGTACAACTTCATCAGCAGCTTCTCCTTCCTGGAGATCTGGTACACGACAGCCACCATCCCCAAGATGCTCTCCAACCTCATCTGCGAGAAGAAGACCATCTCCATTACTGGCTGCCTCCTGCAGATGTACTTCTTCCATTCACTGGGAAATTCCGAGGGGCTTTTGTTGACCACCATGGCCATTGACAGGTACATTGCCATCTGCGACCCTCTCCGCTACCCGACAATTATGACCCCCCAGCTGTGTGCTCAGCTCTCTGCAGGCTCCTGCATCTTTGGCTTTCTTGTGTTGCTCCCAGAGATTGTTTGGATTTCCACACTGCCTTTCTGCGGGCCCAACCAAATCCATCAGATATTTTGTGACTTTGAACCTGTACTGCGCTTGGCTTGTACAGACACGTCCGTGATCCTGCTTGAGGATGTGATCCATGCTGCGGCCATCATCTTCTCTGTCCTGGTTATCGCTGTCTCTTATGTCAGAATCATCACTGTGACCCTGAGGATCCCGTCTGCCGAAGGCCGCCGGAAGGCCTTCTCTACCTGCGCGTCTCATCTTGGTGTCTTTTTGATGTTCTATGGCAGCGTGTCCCTCATGTACCTGCGCTTCTCCACCACTTTCCCACCAACTTTGGACACAGTCATTGCACTGATGTTTGCCGTTCTTGCTCCCTTTTTCAACCCTATCATCTATAGCTTGAGAAACAAGGACATGAAGATTGCGATTAAGAAGCTTCTCTGCCTTCAGAAGGTGTTTAATGCACCTGCAAGTTGA